DNA from Thunnus maccoyii chromosome 5, fThuMac1.1, whole genome shotgun sequence:
tgtgagcAGCAGGACCCCCCCTCTCCGTCTGCATACACAGCCTTAATTCTTCACCGCCTCGGCTTGGACTGTGGTCTGGAGGCTCAGAACCTGGGCTTCAACTGCACTACCACACAAGGACAGGTGagggtagaaacacacacacaaaacataaaacaaatggaCTCACTCGTCAGATGTATTTTCCACCAAACTCCCAATCTTTTCTTCCTCATATCTTCATTCTCACTCGCTAACTAACACTCCTGTCCCTCTCTTGCTGCAGCTGAGTGTATCAGGACTCTTCAAGAACCTGGACCTGCAGCTGCTCCAGCCCATTTCTTTGACTCTGATGCACCCCGGCACGCCCCTGGCCAACGACTCCTCCATCAACCTGGATCCCATGGAGATCTCCGCCTTCAAGCTCAAACTGCGCTAAGAGCCGTCCTGACTAAACAAAGGCAATAAAAACCCACCAGGACCAAGAACCAGACCTACGCCGGCCACAGACCGGCACAGAGGTGTACGGGAGAATCTCTCTGTTTTGTCAAGCGCACATGCAGAACCACACCACACTACACACAACAGCGTCAGAGAGGAAGGGTGCACTGTAACAGGACGGACTGCACAGCAGGGGGCAGGCGATAGCTGTTACCGTGAACATCTCCGACAGAGCAGCAAACCCGGGTGAACTCGCAGCTGttccaaaacaacaaagactGCCACAGTCTCGGGTGTCTGTTATTCTGCAATCGAAAAATTAAATCTCATTTAGTTCTGCTTTAAAAGAACTTTTTCTATCTTTGCTCCATCCTGGACTTGAACTACTGAATGTAAATATCCTGATGAcgcggggaggggggggggcggcCTGGGACTCATGCCACATCAGAGTGCAATTTAAAAAGCTTTATTTGGTGTATGgggtttttaattttttttaatgtacgCAGTGAAGAAGACACATCACAGcgatttttgtttgttttgtttttgtacctcTTAATGTAAAGTTGACtgcatttcaattttttttttttcctgacagaCTCGAATGCAGCGAAGAGAATGTGCGGTCTCTTCATCTCAACTCGCTAGGAGACCCGAGCTGCGGCTTTATAAGCTATCGTATGTCTGAGTCCAAGAGTCCCGCGTGGGTCACAACACGATAACAATGTGATCATTAATCATATCAGATGACTGTTTATCCTCTGTCCAGTGTTTTTTGCTTGTAGATAGTCTGAAGACTTTCTAtccttcctgtctttttctcccctcctcccccccccccccccacccccccaccccccaagaGCTTCCTATTCGCTGATGAGAAAACTGTGGAAGGTCTGCATTTCAAAGCCCCTGTCCATCATTCCTGTGCTTGAACTTCACTGCTGAGAGGGTGGTTTTGTGTACCATACTGTACGCAGTAGAAGGTTAGATGAAGACTATACCTCATATATACCATGTGGCAGATATATCggtatgtgtgtgactgtaaaGTATGTTGATGTGAATATgggagggtttttttgttttgttttgggtgtATCAAGGTTTCAGTGTACACTATCAGGGACCATTAATAGTACTGTTCGGTGTCATCGATCAGTCCGGGTGTTGGTGTCAGGCTGCGGGTCTTGTATCATTGCGAAAAATGGGACTTTCCATCAAAGATCAGAGGTAAAGGGTCATTtcacacaaattacaaaaatctAGTGTTATGTGGACATGAAGATAGTTTTGAGATTTCTGTCAAGGGCTCCAATTAAGgataattattaatattgatcTACTGTTGAGTccataaatattgaaaaatgttagAACCCACGATAATGTTTTCAAATTGTCTGTTTGCCATAAATTTAAAATTCAGAACTCAAAGAGATTTGATTTACAAAGAGATAGAAAAGTAGCACATGCTCACGTTCGAAAAATGATCAACCAACAAATCAAATGATTGATCATCAAAATCgtttataattttctgttggCTGActtaattagggctgcaactaacaattattttcaccattgattaatctgttgattaatcattttttctataaaattaaaaaaagaaatgtcagaCCAGTGGCCAattctttttctgttgattgacttgATTGCATTTTTGCCACCATCACAACataatggaggtgaatggactTTTGTTTGCGGTGTTCACAGCAGTGAAATTTCTGCATCAAATTTAAGAACTCTTGACAACAGCTGGTCTTTGCAGCAAAGTGgataaaactgaatttcattggaactactttctactaAGAACTGGTTTTATGAACACTGTTTCTGGACAGAGACGTTGCTGTTTCAAACATCAGTTTTCAAAGCTGTGAGCACAACAAATGCATTTCCATTCACCTCAATCGCTGGTGGAAATCTCTGAGATGGATTTCTAAAAAcctcaacacaaaaaaaaaacctccaaacCAGCTGCACAGCTAGATgattaaagaaaattatatttttgtaatttgggtgaactgacccttttaAAAACGAGCTGGCTCAAACTGTacacagagaagacagaagaaagagtTCCTTCAAATGAGCTGCAGTTCTTTTTCCTCCACAGTGCTTCTCATCCCGAGGCACTCAGCCTTCTCTGGTGCATATCTGCTTTCACAGAGCTGTGGAGGATGTTGTCATCTGTGTCCGACACCGAGGCCGGACATCTCACAGTCCACCTGTGACACACTGTGTACTGCCCCCACTGTGCACTGCCCCCACTGTGTCCGTCACTTATCCGGTTATTATTCATTTTCCACAGGAGGTCTGCTGCCCTGTTGCTCTCCTCCTCTGGCCTAATGTCTGGTCTGCCATAGCTCAATactttctgttctctctctctctctctctctctctctctctctcacctccagCTGTTCTCAAAGACCAGACTTCACTGCATCTTGAATTGCACTTTTCTCCAGTTGTCTTATTATAACCGTCATATCTTCTTTTTCCTGCTGTCTTGTTGTGTGTCTaaatgtcccccccccccccccccccctttttttttttttaaaaaaatgtgatttgttgtagcgctgtttttcatttgttcagaGGTAATATATGAAGGCAAGCGAGGTCTCTTCTGTGTTTAATTCATGAAAGATGCAGAAGAAGAACCACAGAAGAGATGGGAGGTGAATAAAAATCAAGATACaaaagtttgtgttttaaaaaagtttcTCCAATCAACCAATTGAATCAGTCTTTTTTAGTGTATTTTCATGCCTTTCCACAGTCTTGCTCAGCACCAGTGGAGAGCTCGATGAATCATGTGTCTGTAGGGGGAAACATTGAGTCAGCGAGAGCAGTACAGTCCTTAGATGCTGTCAGTCTCTGATAAGTGCAAGTGATATCAGCCCTTTTAGACTGTCCAATGCTTCACTTGTCAGTGCTTGTTCTCCCACTCAGACGGCCTGTCGAGGAGACAACCTGACATTAAACTGAGCAGGGTGTTGGCGTAGGAGCTCACATTAGCAGTTTTTACTCACCCCGCTGTGAGGCTGAGGTGTTAACTGTGACAGTGCGGAGCAGGAGttgaacatgaaaagaaaacgGTTCATTGTTCatgctacatttaaaaaaaaaaaaaaaaaaaaaaaaaaagatctacaaagagaaagacagcaaGTGTGGAGGCAGGGACACCTTAGGCCTGCCAGTGATCACTGGGGAGAGGATGTTTAGTCACTTTTTGGGACCTTTTCTGGTATAAACACCAACTTTGTCAGGGCCAGTAGTCCTCATGAGGACCAAAGCCTGGTCTAATGaagcaaaatgtcatttctgaggtcctggttaatGCTAGTGGTAAGGTGTGAACTGAGGTTAGATTAAGGTTAGTGTTAGGTCTAGGCTGTctacaatgaatggaagtcaatgtaatgtcctaaCAAAGATAGTTGTgcacacttgtgtgtgtgagaggggaGCGATGCCTGTGGAGGCACCCTGGGGATACTCAGCCTCTGCATTTTACTCCTGACTCTGCTGCATTTTTCAAGCTTTCTATGCTCCCCTGGAAGCAGAACTGACAGCCGAGTTTATCCCTGAGCATCAGACTCCGTACATAAACACGGATGATGTGTGACCTGCTGGAATAATGAGAACGGAAACTCAAGTGTCCGATTGATCCAAATGTGAAATCGGCTAAAGAGGAACTGATTTGTTGGTGTTCTTTTAATTAATCTAGTATTTCTTGTTGCCGAAACCTACTTAGTGAGCAGTATTGTACAGAACATGACAGCTAATTAGATAAAACTGAAGGGCAGATAGAGCGAGACAATCACATGGTGGTGTCGTGGTATGTAGTGAAGGTATGAGCAGATAAAAGACTTTGAAACTCATTTGCTTTTTTCAACTCCACGAGAACACACAGGCATTACTTTCACACTTACAGTATTTATAATGCAAAGCACGAAGCATCCAAGGGGGCACTGAATTGTACAGCGACTTCTCCCGGCAGATCTAATTATGGCCCACTGAATGAATGTACCTTCACCCATGAACCCAGATACCTGACTCTGTAGATGGTGTTGGGTTGGAAAGCCGCTAATGAACAGAACTGCTACCGGCAGGCATATTGTTTTCCCGCACGCATACAAACCTTTtccatttatattaatttaaactTTAAGCGGCCACCACATTGAAGCTTGAGAAAACTGTCTTCGAGGCTTTTTGGCAGCCGGATAGCAGCAAGAAGACAGAATGCTGGCACCCTGTTAAAGCTCAACGCCCCGGAGTGAAGTATACTTACAACAATGATATATGGCCATGAAGAAGTGATGAACCATCTGTGCTCTcggggtgtttgtgtgtcagaggCTGAATTCAAGATGTGTGAAACCCTTTAGAAGTTTTAGAATCTGCCAGTAAAGACACAAACAGCCTATCTATGCAACAGCCAAAGTCATTTTTATTCCAGCATGAAACAGATCTCACACAATATTAACATCCATtgtcaattaaataaaaaaggatataaaacaaacatagaAAAATGCAATACAAGatctcttcatttttttattttatttttttaaatcatcctGGCCTTTAGCTCCAAAGATTCAACTTGGGTTGTGAGAAGCCTACACTGCTAGAGATGGGAAATAAAGCGTGTATTTGTAATGTATGGCGCTCACAATAGAAGGGGAAAGAGCTTTACACCCTGATGGAGATGTTCTGGGAGAGAAGCCCCAAAATCAATATGCGCTCTGTGgggaaaatgaagagaaaatgatcTTATTTCTTAGCAGCAGTAACGACGTTAGAAAAATGTTGTAAAGGTCAGCCAAGCAGCTTTGGgctaagtgtttttttattcattcaaaaaCAGCATTACTCCACTACAAGTCAGTAAGATTTTGTGATTGATACATCCTTTGTGTCTTATGCTGCAGTGGCAATTCCCACTGTGCTGCGTTTGAAGAAAGAACATCCTCCGTAGTTTTCTTATCAAACAGCCAGCAGGATGTTTTATTAGGCCATCCCAGTATGCTGCAGACAAAAGGTTTCTTACTATTAATGAAAAGCTTGTCAGCTTTACTCTGACTGTAATCTGCCAGGAATCTTATGAAATATtacaatgttaaaatgctgcAAATAGTCTGTTTTAGGAACAAttcagatgtacagtatatttggtCAAGTAATGTGCTCTACTTGTTTGACAGATCGGAGGAAAAATGATCAAACAGgtcataaaattaaaagtgaaatagTTGCATAACACCTTAAATTGGTGATAGTGTTGAATGCATGATAAATACATCTGGAAATATCAAACAAGATAAAttcacaaatgtaaataaatatgtgacAGAACAAAACACTGAGTGTATTTAATGTAGTTGGATGGGGTGTTGATGGGACGGTAAggcctgtgttttttttttttccggaACCTGCGTGATTCTTCTTCATGTGTCGGCTCCGTACAGTCAGGTCTAAAAATCTGACGAGACCCAGGATGTCGTGGTATCAGACACCACCGCAGCAGACGCAGGCTTCAGCTAGATCGAGCTCTGCGTCTTGATAAAAGCTGTCCTCTCGCAGTGACCGTCCACTTCCTCGCTGTCTGATTCAGACTCGTAGGCGATCATGTCCTCGTCCCCCCACACAGTGGGGATCCCCTTGTAGGAAATCCGTGCCTTCCTCTCTCGTCCTTGGCCGAAGCCAAAACCAAAGCCCACCCGCACCCCCCTCGTCTCTGAATACACAGAGGGCAGTTTGGTCCTCCAGCCCAGAGAGGTGCGACCTGAGCGCATCTGCAGCAAGAGGAAGACCCCGATGAAGGCGGCCAGGATAAAGGCACAGCAGAGCACGGCCACGACGGCAGGCAGCTGAGTGGACGGAGCTACGCTGATCCCTGGAGGTTCCTCATCTTCTCCGCTGTTGTCTGCTGCGGCTGGGATCTCCCCCTCTGGCTCAGCTCTGTCACCCTGGAGTCCCCCAGCTAGAGGGGATTTGCGCTGGACCTGGTTCTGGTGCAGGCAGGAGGTGAGGACCAGGTGGCTGTGAGGCGGGCAGGACAGGCAGTCTGTAGGTCCGGTGCCAGAGCAGGTGAGGCAGGCAGGGTTGCAGGGCAGGCAGGCTTGGACGGAGGACAAGTCCACCCAGTTCTCCAAGGAAAGGTTGAGGAGCTGCTGCCCTGAGGTGAAGCCAGGTGGACACAACTTgacacaaccctgcaggaagagGGAGAAGCCGGGGCTGCACTCTGGATGGGGAATGGGAGATGAAAACACGAGGGAGCTTAAGTCTCTTCCAATCCaacaaacataattaaaatCTACAGATacccacattcacacataaaaattattttatggGTCCCATAATTTCCTAGGAAGTTTACAGGCAAAAATTACAGTGCATGTCGTTTAGGGCTCGATTTGTCcacagattattttctcgattaactgactaattgtttgatctataaaaggTCTGCCTGCCTGTAATTTgcacacagaaagacaaactTCGACATTTCTGCAGATTCATCTTACCTGCTCTGCACTGACTAAAAGATAATTACTTTGGTAAAAGAACGCTTTGTTACCAATTAGTGGAGATTGTCAGCAAATGAACACTGTGTCCGTTTTCCTAGAatgaatatataattttaaataattatacTTATTACCAAATAACAAAGCCCTTTCCAGGAaccttcttgttccttcacagGAACTGAGGACCTGTAAATGAAAGCATTACTAATAATTCATGAAATGtagattttgattttgttttcgAGGAGTCTGAAATAATCAAGAGGAAAGCATCTGAAAGCTCGGAAGCAGAATGCAACCTGCATCCTCATCTGCCTTTCAATGAGGGAGTCATCTTCCTCAACAGTTGTTGACAGTGCAGCAGCTCTTTGCACTGACGCAGTCTCAATCTCCCCTGCTGGTCCTCCAGACGTCCCACACTCTGATTCAAACTAATATGACATATggtgatgtgtttatttatagcGTATATAAACAGATGCACGAGTGGTTTGTAAATGGGCAATGTGAATTCACGACGTCCACCTCTCGCAAGTTGAAATAGCCGACACAGTCTGACCTAAAGCCTGCGTTGTAACAATGACTGAGCACCAATACAAATAAACCCATTCAGCTTAAGTGGCTCCTGTTCAAAGTTTATGTGTCAGCGGAAGCTCAGATGATCTCACCGATACAGATCTGCTGGGCATCGAAGGTCTTGCAGCTGTTGTTGGACGGCCGGGGGAAGTCAGATGATGAGGGGTTGACAACGCTGGGTCCGGTACCCCACAGGATAAGGGTGAACTGACTCAACACacctgacagagacagaagcagaCGGTGGGAGGGCGTGCATAAGATGTAGAATAGAATATCAGTTTAACACTTCTCAGAGAGGGAATTGGCAGGGAAACTTGAGAAGAAGGATATGTGGGTGGGAGGAAAGGAAACAAGTGATGTGAGTGGACCAAACACAACACTGGAAGAGGATCAACACCAGCGGAGTAAGAGACGCGTTCATATCTCATATCCCCGGCTGGTCAGAGTAAACAAAGCACAAAGGAAAGCTGCAGGACTTTACGAGTTGGCTCTTAGAGAATATGCTGCCTTTTGGCTTTTGGAAGAAAATGCAAACCAtagttggagaaaaaaaaaaaaaaacattctcaagATGCTGAAGATTTGATAATCAAAAGGCTGCCAACAACTTTCTTGCAGAGGAATCTTTCTCTACCCAGCAGCTGTAATGTTTTAATCTGGTTTTGGTTCTGAGAGCCTCTCCCCCTCGGTACCAACAAAGGCAAGTGTTACAAAGGGAACAGGATGGAGAAGAGGGAATTGAGGAGAGGCTATTTAGAGaagcatgaaaatgaaaaagacttGAGGAGCAGATGAGGGGACAGTGATCACTGGCATGAATGTGGGTCTGATGTGATGTGACCAGACCGAACAATGAATAAAGACGAGTACGGTTACCATAGTCACGTCCATTAGCTGCTACGTTTTCTATTTCCAGGGTCCATTCCCCTTGAGGATCCTCATCCCATGAGTGGGTGGTCATAAAGGCCCAGTCGTTGAATCCCTCCGAGGAAAAGTCATTTGGCCTGGATGAAAAGGGGAgagacagtgtttttgtatgattttttttttctgctttagaaTGCAGAACATGTATttcagacagagagcagagagtatACTTGTGGGAGTATCCGCGCACAATTAAAACTGAGGCGCACACATGcatagtgtgtgtttgtttctctggcaaagagaaagagagaaatatatatGAGGGGCTCGATTGCTGGTGTGAATAGTCTTGCTGTTTTACTGTACCTGGGGAACAGCAGGGTGGAGCGTGTGCCCAGCGGACTGATGAGATGAACGGCCAATTTTCCTCTCTGGTtgtgggagagagtgagacgaGCCTGAACGTGTTCCAGAGAGCTGACATACTCTGGTCGTCCCCAGCAGGCATCCACGCTCTTGCTGAACACTAGCTTGTTCCCGATGTCTCTGCAGGTTTGACAagcggagaggagagagtgCTTAATGTTGTGTGGCTCAAGAGATGGACACAGACTACAGCGCTGTGCTACCAATCTACACAACCGTCCCAGCTCGGGCGAGAATATGACATCTATCAGACCGAGCCGGATGATAGAACAGCGAGCGCTTGTAAAACACACGCGGAGAGCTCAAGATAACCCCTCTAACCTCGGTTCTGTGAGCATGGCGTGAACACACTGGTGCTGTGGCCTCACTGTGGTCCAATTCTGGGCTAAAGCCACCATAGCACCTGCATCCAGGAGCCCATAACCGTACGAATGACTCactgtgggggaaaaaaagatggaggTATAAAGAGAGGATGGCAGGTTGGTGGGTGGTGAGGATGAGATAAAATCACAGAGAGACAATCCACTCTTTACAGGAATAACCATGGTGTTATATTTGTGCCTCAATCCTGAACATGCAGTCATATAGgtaatttattaaaaacaaaaaggactGCCCCTGTTTAAGTTTAGGTTAATAACTATAGCAGTATAGCAGGAGACAAATCAATCAGAAACGACCtactccattttttttttttttttgattggcTGAAATTCTGGCACTGTTTTGTCAGGTTAAATGAGATTGCAGGGAGAAATGTTGGGAGAGAGCAAATGAGAGGTTATGAAAGGGTCCTTTTGTGCATTTAATAGCGAAGAAGCAAATACATTTACTGAGCACAGAATATATTTTTCGCTTGCTCAAATTAAATTACTCTTTGCATGACAATATTTTGctctaaaaatataaatcatgtGCTTGCTAAAAATCTTTTTCTGTGCTCAAAATGTCCCGTCATTCGCTCAGGATTGAAGTGCAAATGTAACGCTGTGCAATACCATCTGTGCTTGATATGCGACTACTGATGGCAGTCGTCTCTACCTCTGCGTCCCACTCCATTAGTCTTCCAGTCTCCGGCGCTGAGGCGTCCCGGCTGTGATGTTCTCACCACCAAGTGCTGCATGTCCCTCCAGGTCAGGTTCATACTGCAGAGATACAAGGGAGGAGAACAAGTGGGACCATATTGACTTCCTGCCGCCGTACTGTAATAGCAGAAGGTGTTACTTCTTCTACATTATGAGAGCAGTCGGGTTTCGCTGACCTCGACTGTATGACAATAGAGCAGAGGAAATGTGAGGAGCTATGGGATATGGAAAAGGTCAGGAGTTTGTAGACACACCTGGAAATATGACACCGCTGAGCATTTACAGCCatacatgtataaaatattatacTGAGGCATAGAGGGAGTCCTGAGGGACATGTCAGTCAACCATAACAAAAGTATGGGTTCACATTATGGTTTTAATGCCGGTGTAAACTACCAGTATTAAAGGTACATCATAAGCTTTTGTGCTGAAAGGTCAGGGAACACAGTAAAACAGTGGATATAATACCGTGGAGGACTGTGTCTAGACCTTCCAGTAATGATGGTTTCTAATGAGGTCTGGGATTTTGGGATGATTCACCTTCCACAAAGTAGAAGCCTAAtaaaagtttgttgtttttttttttaaatatagatTTATTAAGAGGCACGGTAGTTAACCATTCGCAGAAGCCTTTTGAGTCACCAACTTCTGCGCAGGTTAAGATAATAAAACCATGAATCACACAGCTCGCCGAGAGCAACACCACAGCAGtcagaaatagaaacagaatTGCACTGTAGCGCGTCACCTCCGCCGCTCTCCGCATCAGCATTCACATCTCGCGTCCTCTCATGTGTTATTAATGGACAAGATCCCCCATCCACTCAATGTCACCTCAGCGAAGAGcgaagggggggtgggggggggggagaataataaaata
Protein-coding regions in this window:
- the furinb gene encoding furin (paired basic amino acid cleaving enzyme) b, translating into MDARVALLHLWTVLVLLTAQLKWIDAAEVYTNAWAVQINGGPEEADRIARQHGFINHGNVFGDYYHFRHHAVEKRALSGHRGIHIRLQKEPQVLWAEQQVVKKRKKRDVYEDPTDPDFPKQWYLSTPTHQDLNTKLAWAQGYTGRGIVVTILDDGIEKDHPDLIINYDPEASYDVNDGDADPQPRYTQRNENRHGTRCAGEVAAAANNGVCGVGVAYNAKIGGVRMLDGEVTDVVEAHSLSLNPQHIHIYSASWGPEDDGKSLDGPAKLAKEAFLQGITKGRSGLGSIFVWASGNGGREQDSCNCDGYTNSIYTLSISSTTQSGNVPWYSEPCSSTLATTFSSGNPGEKQIVTTDLRQKCTDSHTGTSASAPLAAGIIALALEANMNLTWRDMQHLVVRTSQPGRLSAGDWKTNGVGRRVSHSYGYGLLDAGAMVALAQNWTTVRPQHQCVHAMLTEPRDIGNKLVFSKSVDACWGRPEYVSSLEHVQARLTLSHNQRGKLAVHLISPLGTRSTLLFPRPNDFSSEGFNDWAFMTTHSWDEDPQGEWTLEIENVAANGRDYGVLSQFTLILWGTGPSVVNPSSSDFPRPSNNSCKTFDAQQICIECSPGFSLFLQGCVKLCPPGFTSGQQLLNLSLENWVDLSSVQACLPCNPACLTCSGTGPTDCLSCPPHSHLVLTSCLHQNQVQRKSPLAGGLQGDRAEPEGEIPAAADNSGEDEEPPGISVAPSTQLPAVVAVLCCAFILAAFIGVFLLLQMRSGRTSLGWRTKLPSVYSETRGVRVGFGFGFGQGRERKARISYKGIPTVWGDEDMIAYESESDSEEVDGHCERTAFIKTQSSI